The Amycolatopsis tolypomycina genomic interval CGACGACACTCGCCGGCGCGCTGGCGGCGTTCTGGCTCGGCATCCCGGTGGTCCACCTGGAGGCGGGGCTGCGCACCCACGACCTCGCGGCACCGTTCCCGGAGGAGGGCGCCCGTCAGATGGTGTCCCGCATCGCGGCACTGCACCTGACACCGACCCCGAGCGCGGCGGCGGCGTTGCGTTCGGAAGGCGTTGCGCGGCAACAGATAGCGGTGACGGGCAACACGGTGGTCGACGCGGTCCTGACGATCGCGGCCCGCGACCTGCCCGCCCGCGACACGGCACTGGCGTTGCTGGAGATGGAGATCGCGGAGGCGGGCGAGCGGCTGGTGCTGGTGACATCCCACCGCCGCGAGTCGTGGGGCGAACCCCTGGAGCGAACCCTGGCGGCGGTGCAGCTGATCGTGGCCGAGCACCCGGACGTCCAGGTGCTGTTCCCAGCGCACCCGAACCCCCAGGTCCGCACCCAGGTCGAGGCGGCACTGGGCGGCCTGCCCCGAGTGACGGTGACGGACCCGCTGGAGTACCCGGACCTGGTCCGCGCGTTGCGCCTGGCCTCCCTGGTCTTGACGGATTCGGGCGGAATCCAGGAGGAAGCCCCGACGTTCGGCACCCCGGTGGTGGTCCTGCGCGACGTGACAGAGCGCGCAGAGGTGGTGGAGGCGGGCTGCGCCTGGCTGGCGGGAACGGACACGGCCCGCATCGTGGACCTCGCGGCGCGGTTGCTGAGCGGGGAACTGCGGCCGGCCCAGGTAGGGAACCCGTACGGAGAGGGAAACGCGGCAGCCCTGGCGGTGGCGGCGATCGAGGAGCTACTGGCGGTGCGCACGGCGGCGACGGCGTCCTAAATCGGTCGCGGGCACGCACGGGGTCGACGACACTGACGCGGGTGGAGGTCGAACTCGCGGCAGTGGCCGAGGCGGACAAACCGGTGCTGGCGAACCTGCTCCAGCTGTACCAGTACGACTTCTCCGAGATCCGCGAGCTGGACCTGACCCCCCCCACGGCACGTTCACGTACAGCTACCTGGACGCGTACTTCACCGAGCCCGGCCGCGAGGCGTACTTCGTCACGGTCGACGGCAAGCTCGCCGGCTTCACCCTGCTACGCAGCGACGTCGACAGCACCGGTTCGTGGAACATCGCAGAGTTCTTCGTGGTCCGCCGCTACCGCAGGCGGGGCATCGCCCGGCGCGCGGCAAAACTCGTGTTCGCCCGCCACCCGGGCAAGTGGACGTTGTCGTTCGACCACAACAACGCACCGGCGGAGGCGTTGTGGCGAGCGGTCGTCACGGAGGTGGCAACGGGAGGCATCACCGAGACCGAGCGCCCACCCCCCATCCCGGGAACCAGGCTGGGATTCACGGCGT includes:
- the wecB gene encoding non-hydrolyzing UDP-N-acetylglucosamine 2-epimerase, with amino-acid sequence MDVMLLAGTRPEAVKLAPLALALAAHPVLRPVVVHSGQHPGMVEQALEPFGLAVDVWLNVPPRVTGGQAELVAGLLPALDDVLRRHTPAALVVQGDTTTTLAGALAAFWLGIPVVHLEAGLRTHDLAAPFPEEGARQMVSRIAALHLTPTPSAAAALRSEGVARQQIAVTGNTVVDAVLTIAARDLPARDTALALLEMEIAEAGERLVLVTSHRRESWGEPLERTLAAVQLIVAEHPDVQVLFPAHPNPQVRTQVEAALGGLPRVTVTDPLEYPDLVRALRLASLVLTDSGGIQEEAPTFGTPVVVLRDVTERAEVVEAGCAWLAGTDTARIVDLAARLLSGELRPAQVGNPYGEGNAAALAVAAIEELLAVRTAATAS
- a CDS encoding GNAT family N-acetyltransferase, with amino-acid sequence MDAYFTEPGREAYFVTVDGKLAGFTLLRSDVDSTGSWNIAEFFVVRRYRRRGIARRAAKLVFARHPGKWTLSFDHNNAPAEALWRAVVTEVATGGITETERPPPIPGTRLGFTA